Genomic window (Prosthecodimorpha staleyi):
CGGATCTGCAGGTCGGCGGCGCCGACGCGGGCCACGACAACGCCGTGCCGATCGCCGAGGCAGCAGGGGCGGCCATCACCGGGGCGGCCCTGCCGGCCGGTGGCGTCGGACTGACCGGCTGGCTCTCGGCGATCTGGACCCGATTGGGCGGGTCCTTGACCACCGTTGGAGCGGCCTCCGAAGCCCATCTCGGCGAGGTCGGCGGGCGGATCATCCGCGCCGCGCCGGCGGCCTTGCCGGCGACCTCGACCGCGGCTTACGCGTCGGGCGATGCGCTCGGCACCAAGATGCAGCTTGCCGGCGCCCTGCGCGTCGCCGGCGGCTCGGGCTACCTGCAGGACCTGACCGTCGCGCTGAAGACGGCCGGCCTGACGGCGGCGCTCGACGCCATCCTGTTCCGTGCCGATCCCGCCGCCTCGACCTTCACCGACAATGTCGCCGTGGTGGTCGCCGCCGCCGATCTCGACAAGGTCATCGGCGTCGTCTCCTTCACCCGGATCACCAGCCTCGGCGGCGGCACACTCTACGAGGCCAATCAGCTCGCCCGCTCGATCAAGCTCTCGGCCGGCCAGGACATCTGGCTGGCCCTCGTCTGGCGGGCCGCCCCGACGCTCGGCACCACCACCGACCTCGCCGCCGTGTCGGCAAACGTCGCGGTGGACTGAGCCATGGGCCTGATGCTGCCCTCGCGCCGGCTCCTCGCCCGGGGCGCGCCTTGGTGGCGCCGGCCCGAGCACCTGCTCGACGGGGTCGCGCCGGGCCTCTTCGTCGACGTGCTCAACCGCCGCCACGCGCTTGCCGGCGCGGCCGTCCCGCTCGCCTCTGTCCTGACCGTCACGGCCGCGAGCGGCAAGACATATTGGGACGGGGCCATCCTTCGGACCGCCGCCGCCAATGAAGCCCGGATCGACTGGAGCGGCGGCGCGGCCGAGCTGCTGCTGGAGGGGCCGGCGACCAATCTCTGCCCGGTCTCGGCCGACTTCACGGCGGCGGCCTGGGTCAAGTCGGGCTTCACGGCTTCGCCCGCCACGCTCTCGAACGGCATCGGCGGCACGGCCTTCTCCGGCATGCCGAACCTCGTGCTCTACGACCAGACGGGCGCCACATTCTTCACGGCCGAAATCCCCCGGCCGGCACCTTCGGCCCTGACCAAACGGGCCAGCTACACCTTCACGACCCCGGCCGGCTGCACGGCTATTCGGTTCTATGCCCTCCGCAACGGCGGCAGCGCCTATGCCTATATCCTCGCCAGCGTGACCGCTTCGACGACCTACACGGCTTCCTGGTTCGAGGAGGCCGGGGTCTTGGGCGGGGTGCAGATCGAGGCCGGCGCGGTGGCGACCTCCTACATTCCGACGACCGGGGCCGCGGCGACCCGCGCGACCGATCTCTGCCAGCTGACAGCCGGTGCGGCCGCGGCCATCCAGGGCGTCTCGGCGGCTGTGGCCTGGCGCGGGACGATCCCGGTGGCGCTCGCCGGCCAGCTGATCGTCGGCCTCGGCGACGCAGCGCACAGCATTCGCGCCACCAATGCGCCGACCAGCCGCATCGGCCTGTTCGGCGATACCGTTGCGACCAGCCCGGGCAATGACGTGATCCCGGGAGCCGTCGGGATCTGCGCCGGCTGGGGCACGTCCGGCTCGCGGCTCGGCGTCAACGGCACGGCTTCCACCGCCGCCGAGACCAATGTCTGGGCGTCGACGATCTATCTCGGCCCGTCGACCGGCATCGCCACTGGGCAGACCCTGCGGCTGCGCCAGCTGGTCGGCTGGACGCTGACCGACCGGCCGTCGACGGCGGCCGCCATTGCCCAAGCGAGGCTCGCGGCATGAAGACGATCTTCCTGCGCTTCACCGATCGCGCCGAGGCGCTGGCCCTGCTCGGTGCAGCCGGCCTGACGGTCGCGCCCCGGACCGAGACCGAGACCGAGACCGGCCCGGCGCTGCCGCCGCTGATCATGACCGCGGCCGGCCCGGTCTATCCCGATCTCGTCTTCGGCACCGGCATCGTCGCGCTGCCGACCGGCGCTCTTGATGGCGACGGTCAGCCAATCCTGGCGCCGGCCGACGGCTGCCACGTCAACCTGCTCGCGCCGGACGGCTGGCCGCTGCCGGGGCCGATCGCCGGCAAAGTCGTCACACCCGACAGCCCGGTGTGTGTGTTTGTTGGATAGAGCTTCAGCACCCGTCAAAAAAAACCCGACGCGTGGCGCGCCGGGTTTCCGCCGAGGTTGGGCGGAGGACGATCGGGTGGGGAAGTTCTCCGATGAAGCCTACAATAGGGGGGCGCTTCGGGCCGTGAGTCAATCTCCATGGAGCCGCGCCGGAAGGCTGGCGGTTCCAGAAATGCCCTGTACATATATAATCAAAAATAGATGTGAGGGCAGGCGATGGAGCGGCTGGTTTTGACGCTCGACTTCAATCGGATCGGGAACAACGCCTACGAGACCATTTGCTCCGACTTGGACGGATTTCGCTTCGTGGATGCCGATCTCGGCTATTCGTATCAGCTGGCCTCAATCCGCATTAAACGTTGGTTCCACAACCGAGCATTCGAGGTTTCGGTTGAGCCCGGCATGTTCAAATATCCTGATCCGCCGCGGCCCGACGTCATGTTATGTGCGGAGTGCACCGTGTCTCGCGCTCGGCAGTCACAAATCGACCCAACGCACATACACTTCCCGAGGCCGCAGTCGGAGGTGGTTGAAGCGTTTCTGCGGTACTGGGCTTCCGTTGAAATCGTCGAACGGGCATTGCGGTCGTGAGGCTGACCAACAACTGTCTACCGAGTGACCGTTTCGGCGGGGAGCGGCACAGGCACCCGGTTGCCGCCTTGATTAAGATGGTCCTGCACGGTCGCACTGAGTAGCGCGATATCTCGCAAGAGCATCTTCAACTGATTTGTAGCAATCTGTCGTCGGAACCGCCCCTCCGCCGTCGATTGATTTGAGAGGATTATGGTTTCTGACATCGCGATACAGCCTTGACCAATGCAGTGCGCCATCTCCGGAAAATGCCTTTCAAGACGGCTGGCGAGTTCTCGCATATGATCCAGCTTGCACAGCAGGCTCATGTCGTTATCGCCCATTTGCGCACTAGGAGACATTGTTCGTCCTATGGGGATCGAGCCACGATCCGCACATACACGCCGCCACCTTAATGAGGGCCTAGCAGGCGGGTGCGAGAAGTCCCTAGGAGAGGGCTGACCGCGGTCAGCCTGTGATGCGACACCGCTCCGCCGCAGTCTCGCCGGGTCCGCGTCCTTCGCGCAAGCCCCGATTTTCGAGCCCCGGAGCCCCTCATGTCCGCCACCTCGCCCTTCGTCGGCGTGCGCGTCTTCAGCGATCTGTCGCAGACGATCGCCTCGATCGACACCCGGGACTCCACCGTCATCGGCATGTGCCTGCCGGCGCCGCTGGCCGACAACGTCGCCTATCCGCTGAACGAGCCGGTGCGGCTGGCGACCGACAATCCGGAGGCGATTGAGGCGCTCGGCGCCGGCCTGGCGCGCGATACCGTCAACCAGATCATGTCCGAGGGCATCCACACCGACATCGCCTTCGTCCGCGTGGCGCATTCGACGCTGACCGATCCGGCCGCGAAGCTCGCCGCCGAGATCGGCTCGATCGTCGGCTCGGCCGGGGCGAAGACCGGTATCTGGGCGCTCCTGGAGGCGAAGGACGAGTTGAAGATCGAGCCGGGGTTGATCCTGGCGCCCGGCTACACCGCCGGCCGACCGGATGACGCGGCCAATCCGGTGATCACCGCGATGGACGCGGTCTGCTCGCGGATCATCGACTGCATGGCCGTGGTCGACGCGCCCTCGACCAACCGCGAGGCCGCGGCCGAGCATGCGGCCGACTTCGCGACCTCGCTCAACATCATCGACTGCTATCCCAACGTCCGGGTCTATCTGGACGGGGCCTCGGTGATCCGGCCGATGTCGCCGCATGTGGCGGCCGCGATCGTGCGACGGGACAAGGAGGTCGGAACCCCGTTCAAGGCGGCCTGGAACCGGCCCTTGAAGGGCATTCTGGGGCCGTCGCAGCGCGTCACCTACCGGGACGGCGACACGGCCACGGACGGCAACTATCTGCCGCAGAACGGGCTCGCCACCGTGATCGAGGGCAAGCTCCTGTGGGCGCCGTTCTCGACCGCGACGGATCCGACCGTGCGATCCTATCGGAGCATCAAGCGGATCCGGACGCGGCGCTCGATCGAGAAGGCCCTGTCGCGAGCCCTGCGGGGATACCTGTCCGAGGACCTCGGGCCGCATCTGGTCACCCTGATCACCCGCTCGCTCTCCGAGGCCTGCGAGGAGCGCAAGGCCTTCGGCGCCCTGGTCGACTACGAGATCCTGTGGTCGCGCAGCCTCAACACGGTCACCACGCTGCGCGACGGCATCCTCCGGCTGAAGCTGCGGTTTGAGGAGACGCCGGACCTGGTCGACCTGCAGATCTTCTCCGAGCCCCAGCCGGAGGCCTTCGAGGTGCTGCAGGACTCCATCGCCCAGGCGATCCAGCGCCTCGGCAACCCCAACGTCCGCGCCGTCGCCTGATCGGCCACTGAGGAGCCTGCCCCATGGAACGGATCATCTACGGCTCGAACTGGTGGATGGGAACGCTGAACCTCCGCCTGATGGTGGCCGCCGGCAAGCTGCCGGACCTGAAGCGGACGATGGAGAAACTGCCGACCTCCGGCAGCTGGTACAACTTGAGCCTTCCCTACGAGATCGAAGAACTTCAGGCCGAGTTCGACCTGAACGGCCCGGACGAGCGCATCCGCTCGCGCTTCGGCCGCGAGCCCGGCGACTGGACCACGCTCTACTACTACGAGCGCATCCGCGACTGTAAGGCCGGCAAGAACCTCGGCCGGGCTGTCGTTCTGAGGGGGCTGATCAACGACATCACGCCGCAGCGGACGCGACAACTGCGCGGCGAGGACACCACGAAGGTGATGATGTCGTCGATCGTCCTCTACCACGACCAGCAGGACGGGCGGACCGTCCACAAGTTCGACTTCTTCAACAACCAGCTCGTGATCGACGGGATCGACTACTCCGCCGAACACAACCAGATCATCGCCGCCTGACCCCGGCGGCGAGACCCGTTCGACGCGCCCGCGCCCAACCCAGGAACCGCCCATGACCGCCGATCGCCCGCCCGCCGGTCCCCAGGC
Coding sequences:
- a CDS encoding phage tail sheath family protein; protein product: MSATSPFVGVRVFSDLSQTIASIDTRDSTVIGMCLPAPLADNVAYPLNEPVRLATDNPEAIEALGAGLARDTVNQIMSEGIHTDIAFVRVAHSTLTDPAAKLAAEIGSIVGSAGAKTGIWALLEAKDELKIEPGLILAPGYTAGRPDDAANPVITAMDAVCSRIIDCMAVVDAPSTNREAAAEHAADFATSLNIIDCYPNVRVYLDGASVIRPMSPHVAAAIVRRDKEVGTPFKAAWNRPLKGILGPSQRVTYRDGDTATDGNYLPQNGLATVIEGKLLWAPFSTATDPTVRSYRSIKRIRTRRSIEKALSRALRGYLSEDLGPHLVTLITRSLSEACEERKAFGALVDYEILWSRSLNTVTTLRDGILRLKLRFEETPDLVDLQIFSEPQPEAFEVLQDSIAQAIQRLGNPNVRAVA
- a CDS encoding phage major tail tube protein, which translates into the protein MERIIYGSNWWMGTLNLRLMVAAGKLPDLKRTMEKLPTSGSWYNLSLPYEIEELQAEFDLNGPDERIRSRFGREPGDWTTLYYYERIRDCKAGKNLGRAVVLRGLINDITPQRTRQLRGEDTTKVMMSSIVLYHDQQDGRTVHKFDFFNNQLVIDGIDYSAEHNQIIAA